A single window of Sparus aurata chromosome 22, fSpaAur1.1, whole genome shotgun sequence DNA harbors:
- the LOC115574253 gene encoding tyrosine-protein phosphatase non-receptor type 14 — MPFRLKLRRTRRYNVLSKNYFVTRIRLLDSNVIECTLSVESTGQECLEAVAQRLELRETHYFGLWFHGKTQAPAHRWVELEKPLKKQLDKFGNEPLLFFGVMFYVPSVSRLEQEATRYQYYLQVKKEVLDGRLHCGVEQGIRLAGLAVQADFGDFTQFMSQDFLREYVLFPVNWPNGDEVLEDWTQKVAEEHKSHCRMQTAEAELLYIKEVEKLDGFGQESFPAKDNYTNDIFIGVSFIGVFVKHRNGRSIMLHKWKDIGTIAHNKSAITVEITSRDDTIIFHMEDMEMAKYIARLFTARHKFYKQNKICAEPTHSPAPIRRRPTWTHRISLPRPQSCNFQSMHSQYGEHYQDTQSSQDSIFHDDPYYKSETSLDRCPGDFPFRNGTVPNGSMYSSPSLSSLNHSQTFIPPSPMSSNLSIPGSELMRPDYIPSHRHSAIIAPSYRPTPEYDAVMRQKRRMLPAHHDLHSQSLRSLNISNACAYRQPEALVYSQPEMRERGPYHGLGPSPGPYTSQISYSKPVSHGPHQGGPASSQGPCHSPCVNGGGGSGGHGGAGSSISHTVSTPELANTKQQGTNAGSYAATANMLRNHMSRPPPPYPSSSFRPATSTPDLASHRHRCTAGSSPELVTRMVQLSVKTFQPDSSAVVHQSLQEVSEPLTAAAKHRSTLGKRHSMEVISSMRGGGGGGMEGMVMKGMNAPLHRRNTLREHVMPPQPQSIPPPQPQSPQPQPQPQPPPPPQQSQELPMQMPAQKAPDASAAPPGTVAYQHQKTLSNATMLIHSSESEEEEEEEEERPELDVQIPGLNEDISVQLQAALAKLPNKPPPEYPGPPRHSSSAQIRTHTHNHNHTHHHNHNQGPQSNQGPMDPNQAQGRGLKAGQGPSGPGVGGSGGGAGGGGTLTRGDQGGVNGAVLGPSISEPDLTSVKERVRKEPVKERPVSEMFSLEDSIVEREFAQRTLERQKMSVDSMKRPLMMAALNGLYVARMPVPESPAEESGKSATDERCKTLELKLEEERVFTEYEQVPKKRTDCVLTTATLPENTERNRFRDVVPYEENRVELVPNKENNTGYINASHIKVMIRGEEWHYIATQGPLANTCADFWQMVWEQGVNVIAMVTAEEEGGRSKSHRYWPKLGSKHNSATHGKFKVTTKFRTDSGCYATTGLKVKHLLSGQERTVWHLQYTDWPEQGCPEYVQGFLSYLEEIQSVRRHTNSMLDTSKSLNPPVVVHCSAGVGRTGVVILTELMISCLEHNEPVEVPTMLSGLRQQRMLMVQTISQYKFVYQVLIQFLKNSRLI; from the exons GTATCAGTATTACCTGCAGGTGAAGAAGGAGGTGTTGGACGGACGTCTCCACTGCGGAGTGGAGCAGGGGATCAGACTAGCTGGCCTAGCAGTACAAG CCGACTTCGGGGACTTCACTCAGTTCATGTCTCAGGACTTCCTCAGGGAGTACGTGCTCTTCCCCGTG aACTGGCCCAATGGAGACGAGGTGCTGGAGGACTGGACTCAGAAAGTTGCAGAGGAGCATAAAAGTCACTG TCGAATGCAGACAGCGGAGGCGGAGCTGCTGTACATCAAGGAGGTGGAGAAACTGGACGGCTTTGGCCAGGAGAGCTTTCCTGCTAAG GACAACTACACCAACGATATTTTCATCGGCGTGTCCTTCATTGGGGTGTTCGTCAAACACAGAAATGGCAGATCCATCATGCTCCACaa GTGGAAGGACATCGGCACCATAGCGCACAACAAGTCAGCCATCACAGTGGAGATAACGAGCAGAGACGACACCATCATTTTTCACATG GAGGATATGGAAATGGCAAAGTACATCGCCCGTCTTTTCACGGCCAGACACAAATTCTACAAACAGAACAAGATCTGCGCAGA GCCCACTCACTCGCCTGCGCCAATCAGGAGGAGACCCACCTGGACCCACCGCATATCTCTG CCGCGACCCCAGTCCTGTAACTTCCAGTCAATGCATTCCCAATACGGGGAGCATTATCAGGACACGCAGAGCTCTCAAG ATAGTATCTTCCATGACGACCCCTACTACAAGTCAGAGACCAGTTTGGACCGCTGCCCGGGGGACTTTCCCTTCCGTAACGGTACCGTGCCCAATGGAAGCATGTACAGCAGCCCCAGCCTGAGCTCCCTCAATCACTCCCAGACCTTCATCCCGCCCTCGCCCATGTCCTCCAACCTCAGCATCCCCGGCAGTGAGCTCATGCGCCCGGATTACATCCCCAGCCACCGCCACAGCGCTATCATCGCTCCGTCCTACCGGCCCACGCCTGAGTACGATGCTGTCATGCGGCAGAAGCGGCGGATGCTCCCCGCTCACCATGACCTCCACAGCCAGTCGCTGCGCAGTCTGAACATCAGTAATGCCTGTGCTTATCGGCAGCCTGAGGCTTTGGTGTATAGCCAGCCAGAGATGAGGGAGAGGGGCCCTTATCATGGCCTGGGGCCCAGTCCAGGACCGTACACATCACAG ATCAGCTACAGCAAGCCTGTGTCCCATGGCCCTCATCAGGGAGGACCAGCCAGCAGCCAGGGCCCCTGTCACTCACCCTGTGTTAATGGAGGTGGAGGCAGTGGTGGGCATGGAGGTGCAGGAAGCTCCATCTCTCACACTGTCAGCACACCCGAGCTGGCGAATACCAAACAACAGGGGACTAACGCGGGAAGCTATGCAGCTACAGCTAACATGCTCCGAAACCACATGTCACGCCCTCCTCCGCCATACCCTTCTAGCTCCTTCCGCCCGGCCACCAGCACCCCGGACCTGGCTAGCCACCGTCACCGCTGCACTGCGGGCAGCAGTCCGGAGCTGGTTACCCGCATGGTGCAGCTGTCGGTCAAGACCTTCCAGCCGGACAGCTCGGCTGTGGTACACCAGTCCCTGCAGGAGGTTAGCGAACCGTTAACTGCAGCTGCTAAGCACCGCTCCACCCTGGGCAAGAGACACAGCATGGAGGTGATCAGCAGCatgagaggaggtggaggaggagggatggagggcaTGGTGATGAAGGGCATGAATGCTCCCCTTCATCGGAGGAACACTCTCAGAGAACACGTGATGCCCCCTCAGCCTCAATCCATCCCTCCACCCCAGCCCCAATCCCCACAGCCGCAACCCCAACCgcagcctccacctccacctcagcAGTCGCAGGAGCTCCCCATGCAGATGCCTGCCCAAAAAGCACCTGATGCTTCTGCAGCGCCACCTGGGACAGTTGCATACCAGCATCAAAAGACTCTCTCCAATGCGACCATGCTCATACACAGTAGtgagagtgaggaagaggaagaggaggaagaggagaggccTGAGCTGGATGTTCAGATCCCAGGACTCAATGAGGACATCAGCGTTCAGCTCCAGGCTGCTCTGGCCAAGCTGCCCAACAAACCCCCTCCAGAGTACCCTGGTCCTCCTCGACACTCTAGCAGTGCTCAAATACGCACCCAcacccacaaccacaaccacacccaccaccacaaccaTAATCAAGGACCCCAGAGCAACCAGGGACCAATGGACCCAAATCAAGCCCAGGGCCGAGGGCTCAAAGCTGGGCAGGGCCCAAGTGGGCCTGGAGTTGGTGGTAGTGGCGGTGGAGCAGGTGGTGGTGGGACACTGACCCGTGGGGACCAGGGTGGGGTGAATGGAGCAGTTTTGGGTCCATCCATTTCAGAACCGGACCTGACCAGCGTGAAGGAGAGGGTGCGGAAGGAGCCGGTCAAAGAGAGGCCGGTGTCGGAGATGTTCTCCTTAGAAGACAGCATTGTGGAGAGGGAGTTCGCTCAAAGG ACGCTGGAGAGACAGAAGATGTCCGTGGACTCCATGAAGAGGCCGCTGATGATGGCCGCCCTCAACGGCCTCTATGTGGCCCGAATGCCTGTCCCGGAGAGTCCCGCGGAGGAGAGCGGCAAGTCCGCCACAGACGAACGG TGTAAGACCTTGGAGCTGAAGCTGGAAGAGGAGCGGGTCTTCACTGAGTACGAGCAGGTTCCCAAGAAGAGGACGGACTGTGTTCTCACCACGGCAACTCTGCCCGAAAACACAGAGCGCAACCGCTTCCGCGACGTGGTTCCGTACGAGGAGAATCGGGTCGAGCTCGTGCCAAACAAGGAGAACAACACGGGCTACATCAATGCCTCACATATCAAG GTGATGATCAGAGGGGAGGAGTGGCACTACATTGCCACCCAGGGCCCGCTAGCCAACACCTGTGCCGACTTCTGGCAGATGGTGTGGGAGCAGGGGGTCAACGTCATCGCCATGGTTACCGCCGAGgag GAGGGCGGCAGGTCCAAGAGTCACCGCTACTGGCCCAAACTGGGCTCGAAACACAACTCGGCCACTCACGGCAAGTTCAAGGTGACCACCAAATTCCGCACCGACTCGGGCTGCTACGCCACCACGGGGTTAAAGGTCAAACACCTGCTGTCTGGCCAGGAGAGGACGGTCTGGCACCTGCAGTACACCGACTGGCCTGAGCAGGGATGCCCTGAATATGTCCAGGGATTCCTCT CCTACCTAGAGGAGATCCAGTCCGTGAGGAGACACACTAACTCCATGCTGGACACCTCGAAGAGCCTCAATCCACCTGTGGTGGTGCACTGTAGCGCCGGGGTGGGTCGCACCGGTGTGGTCATCCTCACTGAGCTCATGATCAGCTGCCTGGAGCACAATGAG ccgGTTGAGGTTCCCACCATGTTGTCAGGGCTAAGGCAGCAGAGGATGCTGATGGTGCAGACCATCTCCCAGTACAAGTTTGTCTACCAGGTCCTCATCCAGTTCCTCAAGAACTCCCGCCTCATTTGA